ATTTCGGCGGCGGCGCCTATGGCGTGGACAGCGCGAGCCGCAAGTTCTTCAGCCACCCGGCGACCGAACTTTCGACGGCCGAGGCGGCGATCATCGCCGGTCTGGTCAAGGCGCCCAGCCGCTATTCCCCCACCGCCGATGTCGATGCCGCGGTCGGCCGGGCCAACGTGGTCCTGCGGCTGATGCGCGAACAGGGGCGCATTTCGGCCAGCGAGGCGAGCGTCGATCCCTCCGCCGTCAAGCTGAAGGAAGATCGCAGCCAGAATTCGGTCCGCTATTTCACCGACTGGGCCCTGCCACAGCTCGACCTGCTGTTGCCCGAGACGTTCGAACCGATTGAGGTCTGGACCACGATCGATGTCGGGATGCAGCGCGCGGCGACCGCTGCGATCAAGTCCAACACGCCGGGCGGGGCGCAGGGCGCGCTGGTCAGCCTTGACCGCGACGGCGCGATCCTGGCGATGGTCGGGGGCACCGATTACGTCACTACAAATTACAACCGCGCGACCGATGCGGTGCGCCAGCCGGGTTCGGCGTGGAAGCTGTTCGTCTATCTCTCCGCGCTGGAAGCGGGCTATACGCCGGAAGATCGGGTGGTCGATGCCCCGGTGACGATCGACGGGTGGAGCCCGCGCAATTCGGGCGGCAGCTTCGCCGGCGAGATCGATCTGCGTGCCGCCTTCGCCTATTCGAAGAACACGGTCGCTGCGCAGCTCGGCAACGAAGTCGGGTTCGGCACCGTCGCCTCAATGGCCAAGCGGTTCGGGATCACCACCCCGATTTCCACTTATCCGGCGATGGTTCTGGGCAGTTCGGAAGTGCGCGTGATCGACATGACCCGCGCCTTCGCCGCCATTTCCGCCGGGGGCAATTCGGTCGAGCCGTACGGCATCGTCAAGGTGACGACCGCCAGCGGCGAAACGCTGTATCAGCACGAGGCGCCGCGCTCGACGTCGCTGGTGCCCGATTACGTGGCAGCGGGGATCACCGACCTTCTGCAAACCACGGTCAACACCGGGACCGGGCGGGCGGCACAGATCGGGCGACCCGTCGCGGGCAAGACGGGGACGACCAATTCCAACAAGGATGGCTGGTTCCTCGGCTTTTCCAGTGGGATCACCACCGGCGTATGGATGGGGCGGGACGATGCCAAGGCCGTGCCGGGCCTGCAGGGCGGGCGGGCGCCGGCGCAGGCCTTCGCCGCCTATATGCGCTACGCCGTAAAAGATCGCCCGGTTGAGGAATTCGACACCAAGCTGCAATTGCCCGAATGGCAGCTGGAGCCGGATGACGAATATTATTACGGCGATCCGGACGATTATTATTATATCGATGAGCAGGGCAACCTGATCGAACCGGGCCGCAGGGAAGAGCCGGGTGAACTGCCGTTCCCGGTCGAAGGCGAACTGCCGCCGGGCGATCGCCCGCGCCAGCCGACACCCGCGCCGACGAACGAAGCCGGCGGTAATGGACAGGCGGCGAGCGACGATTTCCTCGACCGCGCGACCGGGCGCAGCGGCCCGCAGAATCGCACCGCACCGCAGCAGCCTGGCGTGGCTCCGGGTGCCGCCCCCACGCCCCAGCCCCTGCGCCTTCCGGGTCCGGGAGGCGAGGAGTAGCATCGTTGGGGCGGGCTAAGAAAAAGGCCCTCCCCCGGTGAGGGAAGGGCCTTTTCGTTGCAAAGCCGCGCGAACGGCACGGCGATATAGCCAGTTCAGCGCATTCTTACGGCGATATAGAACGGGCTCACCTGGCCGACCCGCTGCACCCGCAACAGAACCGAGTCGCGCCCGTTGCGCTGCGCCTCGCTGACGATTGTCTCCAGCTCGTCGATCGACGTGACCTCGTTGTAATTCGCGCTCAGGATAATGTCGCCGCGCGTGACCTTGCGGCCCGCATCGGTCGAGCGGTCCACAGCGGCGATCACGACACCTTCGGTATCGCTGGGCGCGCGCAGTTGCCGGGCGATCTGCGGAGTCAGCTCGATCACCTGCAGACCGAGGCGTTCAGCAACCACACCGGTCTGCGGCGTATCGTCCATATCCGGTTCTTCTTCCGGATCGAACGTCTGCTGTTCCTGGGCAAGAACTTCTTCCGAGGGGAACTGGCCCACCGTCACAGTGACCGTTCTGCGTTCGCCGTTGCGATAGAGCGTGACCGGCAGGCGCGTGCCCGGTGCCGTGTTGGCGATGATAAAGGACACGCTGCGCTCTGCAGTTACGGCCTGGCCGCCCACTTCGACGATGATGTCGCCAGGGCGAATGCCGGCGCGTTTCGCCGGGCCTCCATCGCGCACGCCTTGCACGAATTCGCCGAGGCGCCGATCCAGTCCTACCGAATCCGCAATGTCTTCGTCCACGGGGCCGAGTTCCACCCCAAGGTATCCACGTTCAACCTCCCGACCTTCGCGCAACTGTTCGACGATCGGTGCGGCAATGTCGGCAGGGATCGCGAAGCCGATGCCGACACTGCCTCCGGTGGGGGAGATGATCGCGTTGTTGATCCCGATCACATTGCCCCGCATGTCGAACAGCGGGCCGCCCGAATTGCCGCGATTGATGCTGGCATCGGTCTGAATGTAGCGGTCGTAAGCGCCCACGACCTGCTGACCATTGACCGGTGGCGTGCGATAGACTGCCGAAACGATCCCGCTGGTAACCGTGCCACCTAGGCCGAAAGGGTTGCCGATCGCGATCACCCAATCCCCCACGCGTGCCTGATCCGATTCGCCGAACTCGACGAAGGGGAACGGCTCATCGCGAACGATCTTCAGCACTGCGAGGTCGGATTCCTTGTCCGATCCGACCAGTTCCGCCGGATATTCGGTGCCATCGGGTGTCGTCACGGTGATCTCTTCGACCGTGGCACCGCGTGCGCCGGGCGCGATCACGTGATTGTTCGTGACCACGTAACCGTCTGCCGAAATGATGAAGCCGGAGCCGAGCGATTGCCCTTCGCGATATTGCGGCTGCTGCTGGCCGCGCCGCCGGCCGAAGAACCCTTCGAGCGGGGTGCCGGCGAAGGGGTTCATCGACTGCACCTCGACCCGCTGCTTGGTCGAGATATTGACCACTGCGGGTTGAAGCTGCGCGGTCAGATCGGCGAAACTTTCGGGGGCGCCGGCGCGCGGAACCGCGCCGGCAATACGGCTTTCGTCGTTCTGGGCGACTTGCGCACCCGCAGGATAGCCGGTCGCGAGCGAGATCGCCGCGCCGCCGACAAGGAGTGCCGAAGTCAGGCCATAGGCGTATTTCACGGGCTTCACTTCCTTTGCTTCCTCTTCATGTCCAGTGCGTTTCCATGCCTCTGTCAGAGGCGGTTTGCAGTCCCGATGCGATAGATGCGCCCGGGCCCTTAATGCGCCTTGAATAGGATCAACGCTGGCCGCGGAACTGCCGCAGATATTCGTTGTCCGGCGACAGGATCATCGTGCTCTCGCCCTCGCCCTGTTCGAACGTGCGGCGGTAACTCTCCATCGCACGATAGAAGTCGTAGAACTGCGGATCCTTGCCATAGGCGGCAGCATATGTCGCGGCAGCTTCGGCATCGGCCTCAGCCCGGATGATCTGGGCGTTCTTGTCGCCCTGCGCACGGATGGTTGCCGCTTCTTCCTGCCGGTCGGTCTGCATCCGCGTGAAGGCGGCGTTAAGCGGGGTGCCGTCGGGCAAGTCGGCCCGCTTGATCCGCACGTCGATCACCTGGGCACCATAGTTGCGCGCCTCGCGGTCGAGAGCGTCGCGGATATTGGCCATTGCGCTGCCGCGTTCCGCCGTCAGCAATGACGCGAACGGCCGGCGGCCCAGTTCCTGACGCAGTACGGAAGTCAGGATCGGCGACAGCTGCGTCCGCAGAATCTCCTCCGAGCCGGCGTTTTCGACCATCAGCACGGGGTTGATGATGCGGAACCGGGCATAGGCATCGACCTGAAGGCGCTGCTGATCGCTGGAAAGCACCTGCTGGCGATCCATGTCCAGGTCGAGCACGCGTTTGTCGACCATCTGAACCCGCTCGTATCCGGGCACGCGGAAGACGATCCCGGCACCGGTCTGGCCATAGGCCGCATCGGATTTGAACTGATTTGCCACCCGATCCGGGCGGCCGCCCTGGATGATGACCGCCTGATGCGTTTCGGGCACGATGACGAGCGAGGCCAGAAGCGCGAGCAGCGCCACCCCGACGGCGATCACGCTGCCTTTGTGATTGTTCCAGATCTGGTTCATGTCACTGCCCCTCCGGCGTGTTGACCACTGCGGGCGGAGCGCCGGCACCGGCAGCCTGCGCGCGGCGGCGCACTTCCGGCAGCGGGAGATATGGGGTCACGCCGTCGGCTTCCAGGATCGTCTTGTCGGTCTTGCTCAGAACGCTTTCCATGGTTTCATAATAGAGCCGCCGGCGCGTCACCTCGGGCGCCATCCGGTATTCTTCGTAAATCTTGTCGAACGCCGCCGCATCACCCTGCGCGCGGGCCAGCATCCGCTGGGCATAGGCGCGGGCGCTGTTGACGGCGGTTTCGGCATCCTGCTGCGCGGCTGAAACGTCCTTGAACGCTTCAACCACTTCGGTCGGCGGATCGGTCTTCTCGACCTCGATCCCCTGGACAGCAACGCCGGCGCGATAGGCATCGAGGATCGATTGCATCCGGGTGCGCACGCGCTCTTCGATTTCGGCGCGGCCTTCGCCCGAAAGAACGGCGTCCAGATCCTGTTCCGCCACCGATGCGCGCATGGCGGCTTCCGCCACTTCGCGAATGGTTTCTTCGGGATCGGCGAGCTGGAACTTGAACTGCTTCAGATCCTTGATGTTCCAGCGGATGAGATAGGACAGGTCGACCAGGTTCTGGTCGCCGGTAAGGATCAGCTTTTCCTCGTTCGTTCCGGGAATGCTTTCCGAACGGATCTGGCTGACGTTTTCGATCTCAACGACCTGTACCGGCCAGGGGAACGTGAAGTTCAGCCCAGGCGAAAGCGTGCGCGAATATTTGCCGCCGAGCCAGGTTACGACGCCCTGCTCGCGGGGGGCGACCTGATGAACGCTGGTGGCGAACAGCCACAGCGCGGCGATCGCGGCAATCGCCAGGGGGAACCAGCTGCGCCCACCCGGCCCATCGGGCAGGCGGAAACGTGGCCCGCCGCCGCCGCGTCGCGGACCTTCCGGCCCGCGGTGCTTGAAGATATCTTCAATATTGGCGGAACGGCGCGGCCCGTCCCCGCCGCCAGGCAGCCAGGGATTGCGCGGCCCGCGCGGCGGATCGCCCGCCGGCGGGTCGTCGGCAGGGCCATCGCCCCCTTCTCCGCCCGATCCGCCCCCCGGTTTGCCGCCCCAGGGGCTCTTGCCGGCCATCGCCAGCGCAATGCGTTTTTGAAATCCGCCCATCATGTTCATGCCATCCTTTATAGGTGGCAATGCCGGGAAAAACAGGGGCAGCGGCGGGAATCTCACCGGCGATGCTTCCGCCGCCGCCAATCATACTCTAGGGATCTGCGCGATGACCGAAGAGGAGCTTAGATCCCGCCTGCCCGCGCCGATTGCCGCGCGGGTTCAATCGCTGAAAGTGGCGGAGGGCAAGGTGACCGCCATCCTCGACGCGAGTGGGCTCGACGCCGCTGCGCGCGAAAGCCTGGAAAGCGCCACCCGGGATACCCTGGCCCAGGCCGAGGGGGTTCGCGAAGTCCGGGTCGCCACGATTGCGGACCGGCCGCAGCGCCGGATCGTCGCAATCGGTTCGGGCAAGGGCGGGGTGGGCAAATCCACGCTGACGGCCAACCTGGCGGTTGCGCTGGCGCGTGCCGGGCACAAGGTCGGGATCGTCGATGCCGATATCTACGGCCCTTCGCAGCCGCGCCTGCTCGACAATGAAAGCGAGCGCCCTGTGGCCGAAGGCGACAAACTGGTGCCGGTCGCAAGCAAATGGGGCGTGCCCGTGCTGTCGATGGGGCATCTGGTCGATCCCGGGCGAGCAATTACCTGGCGCGGCCCGATGGCGGGGCGTGCGCTGGGCCAGCTGATCGATGCGAACTGGGGCGATACGGATCTGCTGCTGGTGGACCTGCCGCCGGGCACGGGCGACGTGCAGATCACCATGCTGCAGAAGTTCAAGCCCGCTGGCGCGGTGATCGTTTCGACGCCCCAGGACCTTGCCCTGATCGACGCGACCCGCGCCATGCAGATGTTCGAGGCAGGCGGCGTCCCGGTGTTGGGCCTGGTCGAAAATATGGCCGGTTATGTCTGCCCCCATTGCGGCGAGACGAGCGACCCGTTCGGCAGCGGGGGTGCGGAGGCTGAGGCGGAGAGCAAGGGCATACCGTTCCTCGGCCGGATCCCGCTCGCGCTGACCATTCGGGAAGCGAGCGATGCCGGTGCACCGCCGGCTGCAAGCGAAGGCGGGCAGGGCGATGCCTTCCGCGCGATCGCCGATCGGTTGGCGCAGCGTCTGGCAGAAGGGGCAGCCTGACAGTGCCGATCAGCCGCCGCGGGGTGCTGATCGGCGCCGCGGTGGGCGGCGGCCTCGTCGCCGCGTGGACGCTGCGCCCGCGCACCTTTGCCGATCCACTTCCGCCCGGTCGCGGCGAACATGCATTCGGTGCCTGGCTCAAGATCGCGCAGGATGGCGTCATCACGATTGCCGTGCCCCAGCTGGAAATGGGGCAAGGGGCGACGACGATCCTGCCGCAAGTCGTTGCGCAGGAACTGGGGGCCGACTGGCGACAGGTCGCGGTCGAACCGGCGCCTGTCAGCGGAGCCTATGCCAATGTACCGCTGGCGGCGGAATGGGCACCGCTGTGGATGCCCGCTTTCCCGGATCTGGCCGATGGGCCCGACGACATTTTCGCGCGACGATTTGCGGAGGCGAACCGCTTCGCCGTTACGGCGAACGGCACGACACTAGCCGCTTACGAAACCCCCTGCCGCGAAGCCGCCGCCGCGGCGCGCTCGGTCCTGTGCATGGCAGCGGCGAGGCGCTGGGGCGTGGCATGGGAGGAATGCGATGCCCATGCCGGGTTCGTGCTGCATGACGGGAAGCGGCTGAGCTTCGCCGCACTCGCGGCGGAGGCGGCGGAGCTGACCGCGCCCGACCCACCGCCTCTGCGTGCGCAGGCCCCTGCGGAAACACCGATCCAAGGCGAGGCCGAAGCGCCCGGTTCGTTCCCCAGGCTCGATCTGCCGACCAAAGTCGATGGCACGTTCCTGTTCGCGGGGGACGTGCGCCTGCCGGACATGCTCTATGCCGCGATCAAGCACGGGCCGGCAGGTGTGACGGAGCTGACCGATTTCGATCCGGAGGGGGTCGCCCGTATCGGCGAACTGGTCCAGGTGATCGAGGGCAAGCGCTGGCTCGCCGCCGTGGCCACGAACTGGTGGGCCGCCGACCGCGCGCTGACGGCGATGAAGCCGCGTTTCCGCGTGACCGGCGCGCTGGAAACGACCACGATCGACGAACGGCTGGACGCGGCTGTGCGGCGCGGCGATGGGCAAGCCGTTGCGGTGCGCGGCGATGGGGTGGAGTGGGGGACGGAGCCCGGTTCTGGCCCGGACCTTGCCCTGCGCTACAACGTCGCCCCCGCTGCTCATGTCACGCCCGAAACCGCCAGCGTCACCGCTCGCTTTGCCGATGGACGGCTGGAATTGTGGATGGCCAGCCAGGCGCCGGAGGGCGCGCGCCGTGCCGCCGCCGATGCGCTGGGGATTTCGGTCGCGAATGTGATCTTCTACCCGATCGCGGCAGGCGGCAGCTTCGATCGCCGTTTGGAATACGATCATGCGATTGAGGCGGCGCTGATCGCGCGCGAAGTGGGGCGGGAGCAGTCGCGCCCGGTCCAGCTCGTCTGGTCGCGATGGGAAGAACAGCTTGCCGGGCGCCCCCGCGCGCCTGTCGCCGCAATCGTTTCCGCGCGGCTCGCGCCGGAAGGGGAGGGGCGGATTGCCGGTCTCAAGGCCCGGATAGCGGTGCAGCCGACCGGGCGCGAATTCGGCCGGCGGCTGTTCGACAACCAGACCGCGCCCGCCGCGCTGGCCAACAGTTCGGGCGAAAGCGATCCGATGGCGGTGGCAGGCGCGATGCCGCTCTACGACATTCCCCACGCCACCGTCGAACACGTCCCGGCCGATACCGGGATGCCGAGCGGTCGCCTGCGCGCCAATGCGCATGGCTATACCGCGTTCTTCATCGAAAGTTTCATCGACGAGCTGGCCCATCGCAATGGCCGCGAACCGCTGTCCTACCGGATGGAGATGCTCGGCGGCGATCCGCGCATGGCCGAATGCCTTCAGCGCGCCGCGCGCCTTGCGGAATGGGACGGCGGGCAAGCGCAGAGCGGCAAAGGGCTGGCGTGCCATCGCATGGAGGCCGTGGCTGCTGGCGATGGTGACGGCGCTGCTGGCGGGCGGATCGCCTGTATCGCCATGGCCCGGCAGGAGGAAGGCGGCGTGCGGGTGTCACGGCTTGCCGCCTGCGTCGACATCGGGCGGATCGTCAATCTCGACATTGCCCGTCAGCAGATAGAGGGCGGGCTGGTTTTCGGCATGGCCCAGGCGCTGGGCGCGGCGGTATCCTATCGTCAGGGGGTGCCCGACCAATCGCGGCTGGCCGACATGAACCTGCCCACTTTGGCCAATGCGCCGGACATTACGGTCGATTTCGTCGACAGCGGTGCGCCACCGTTCGATCCGGGCGAACTGGGCGTCGCGGTCGCGGCCCCGGCGATTGCCAACGCTCTTCATTCGGCAACGGGGCTTCGCCTGCGGAGCCTTCCCCTGCTATCGGGTGGTTTGTGACCTGGACAGAACAGAAGGTGCCGCGCGATCACGTGCCGGTCGAAAGCGGGGGCATTGGCGTCCTGCTCGTCAACCTGGGCACTCCCGATGCGCCCGACCCGCCCGCCGTGCGCCGCTACCTCGCAGAATTCCTGTCCGATCGCCGCGTGGTCGAACTGCCGCGTCTGCTGTGGCAGCCGATATTGCGCGGCGCGATTCTGACAACGCGCCCGAAGCAAAGCGCGCACGCCTATCGTCAGGTGTGGACCGATGCCGGATCGCCGCTTGCCGCGATCACCGCGGAGCAGGCTGCCGGCCTGCAGGATCGCCTTGGCGATGCGGCGCAGGTGCGCTGGGCCATGCGTTACGGCACCCCTGCTATCGGGGATGAACTGCAAGCCCTGATGGATGCGGGGTGCGAACGCATCCTGCTGGCCCCGCTCTATCCGCAATACTGCGCAGCGACGACGGCAACGGTTGTGGATAAGGCTGCGGACAAGCTGCGGACAATGCGTTGGCAACCCAGCCTGCGGACGTTGCCGCCCTATCACGACGATCCGCACTACATCGCTGCTCTTGCGCGCGATGTCGGCGAGCAGATCGACGCGCTCGATTTCGTGCCCGAGGTGCTGCTGCTCAGTTTTCACGGGATGCCGGAACGGACGCTGCGCCTGGGCGATCCCTACCACTGCCACTGCCGTAAGACCGCGCGCCTGGTGGCGGAGGCGCTGGGGCGCGCGAACTTGCGGATCGAGACCACGTTCCAGAGCCGGTTCGGCCGGGCGAAGTGGCTGGAACCGGCAACCGACGCGGTGCTGGAGGCCGAAGCAAAAGGCGGAACGCAGCGGCTGGCCATTGCCGCGCCGGGATTTTCCGCCGACTGCCTCGAAACGCTGGAGGAACTGGCGATCCGTGGGCGGGAGCAGTTTCTGGAGGCGGGCGGAAAGCAGTTCGCCACGCTCGCCTGCCTCAATGCGCGTGCGCCGGGCATGGCAATGCTGGAGACTATCGTACGGCGCGAACTTGCGGGGTGGATTTAGCGTCGCGAACTACTTACACTTGGGTAAGTAGGGAGAATCGAGCATGGCCACGCTTGCACAGGAAAGCACGCCCGGCACCGCCCAGCCGGCGCCGCCGCCGCGCCATTGGCGCGAAAGGACTTTGACGGAGGCGGATCTCGCTCACATTCCTGGCGAAGGCGGTCTGCCCTTCGTTGGCAACACCTTCCGCATGTTGGCCGATCCCCACGCCTTCACCCGGCGCATGGTGGAAACTTACGGGCCGGTTTACCGCAACAAGGCCTTCGGCGGCTGGAACATTGCCCTGGTCGGGGCCGATGCGAACGAGCTGGTTCTGTTCGACCGGGAGAAGCTGTTTTCCAGCGAACAGGGCTGGGGCCCCATTCTCGACCGGCTGTTCCCGCGCGGGCTGATGCTGATGGACTTCGACCATCATCGCGCCGACCGCCGCGCGTTGTCGATTGCGTTCAAGCCGGGGCCGATGCGGCATTATGCCGGAAGCCTCAATCGCGGGATCGCGCAATCGGTGAAGAACTGGGGCGGCGCGCCGATGCAGTTCTATCCGGCGATCAAGGCGCTCACGCTCGATCTGGCGGCGGACAGTTTCATCGGCATACCCTGGGGCCCGGAAGCGGACCGGATCAACGAGGCATTCGTCGATATGGTCCAGGCCTCCGTCGCGCCGGTTCGCAGGCCTTTGCCTTTCACGCTGATGCGCAAGGGGGTGACAGGGCGCGAATTCCTGGTCGAATACTTTACGCGCGAAACCCACCGCAGGCGGGCAGAGGGGGGCGGGCAGGACATGTTCAGCCAGTTCGCCACTGCCACGCGCGAGGATGATACCCTGTTGCCGGTCGACGAAGTTGTCGACCACATGAATTTCCTGATGATGGCGGCGCACGACACGATCACCTCCTCCGCCACCACGCTGGTCCAGATGCTGGCGCGGCATCCCGAATGGCAGGAACGCCTGCGTGCCGAAATCGTCGCCCTCACGGGCGGCGGCGGAGACGTCGATTACGATGATCTGGGCAAGTTTGAGCTGACCGAGATGGCGTTCAAGGAAGCGCTACGGATGATCCCGCCGGTGCCCTCCACGCCGCGCCGGGCCCTGCGCGCGTTCGAGTTCGGCGGCTATCGCATTCCCGCGGGCGCGCCGGTTGGCATCAATGCGCAATATGTCCACCACATGGAAGAACACTGGCCCGATCCCGAGCGCTTCGATCCGATGCGTTTCACGCCGGACCAGGTGAAGGCGCGCCACAAATATGCGTGGGTCCCCTTCGGCGGGGGCGCGCACATGTGCCTTGGCCTTCATTTCGCTTATATGCAGGTCAAGATCCTGATGGCGCAGCTGCTGACGCGATATGAGATCGTGACCGAAGCGGGATATTCCCCGGATTGGCAGGCATGGCCGATACCGCGGCCGAAAGATGGGCTGAAGGTGACCTTCCGCCCTCTATGACGGATCTGGGCCGGCGGGCTCAGAAGTCGATGGCTATGCCGTCCTTCACCCAGTCGCCGTAACGGGTGGGGCTGAGCGTTTCCGGGTTCTCCGCAGGGCGCGGTTTGGGCACGGGATCGTTGCTCCAGTGTGCCGGTTTGCTGAATTCCTGGGGTCGTTCGGTCGCACGCTTGGTCATTGCCCCAGAATGCGCGCACTGGCGCGCGGTTGCAAGCGCAGCTAGGGCGCGCGGATGGCCCAGCCCCCCGGAATTCACGCGCGCCGCGCCGCGCTCCGTCTGCTCGACGCCGCATTGCGCCGGGGCGAAACGCTCGATCAGGCCTTTGCCGGTGCAACCGGGGACGTTCGCCGGCCCGAAGACAGGGCGCTGGCCCGCGCGATCGCGAGCGAAGCCTTGCGCTGGCTGGTCGATTTCGACGCGCTGATCGACAGCGCGACCCGGCAGCCCCTGCCGCCCGATGCGAAGCCGCGCGCCGTCCTGCGCCTGATGCTGGCCCAGTGGCTGCGCCTGGGCACGCCGCCCCATGCCGTGATCGCGACCGCGTTGCCGCTGCTGGCGGGCGGGCCGCGCCGGTTGGCCCACGGGGTTTTCTCCACACTCTCGCGGCAGGACGCGAAGCTGCCCGATGCGCCGACGGTGCCGGAGACTGCGGCTGACCGATGGGGCGACCGAGCCCCGGCGATCGCGCGCGGGATGGCCGAACCGCCGCCGCTGGATCTGACCTTGCGCGATCCCGATCGGACCGAACACTGGAAGGTGCAACTGGGCGCCGACAGTTTCATGCCTGGCCATCTTCGCCTGCCGCGCGGAGCCCCGGTCGAAAAGCTCGCCGGATTTTCGGACGGCGCGTGGTGGGTCCAGGATTTCGCTGCCTCGCTCCCGGCGCGATTGCTCGGCACGGGCGAGGGACGGCATGTGCTGGACTTGTGCGCCGCGCCCGGTGGCAAGACGCTCCAGCTCGCGGCGGCAGGCTGGCGCGTCACCGCGCTCGATATTTCGAAGCGGCGGCTGGAGCGCCTGCGCGAAAACCTGAAGCGCACTGGATTGGAAGCGGGCGTGGTTCGGGCGGATGCGCTGGAATGGGAGCCGAAGCATCGGTTCGACGCAATCCTGCTCGACGCGCCCTGTACCGCAACCGGCACTGTCCGGCGCCATCCCGAAGTGCTGCACCGCATCGGCGCGCGCCAGATCGCCGAAATGGCGGAGCTTCAGGCTGCCTTGCTGGCGCGGGCGACCAACTGGCTCAAGCCGGGCGGTACGCTGGTCTATGCCACCTGTTCTCTGGAGCGGGAGGAGGGCGAGGAGCAGGCGAAGGCCGTCCCCCTCCGGCCCGAGCCGATAGAACGGAGCGCCTTGCCTGCCGGCCTCGATCCCCGGCCTGACGGTTGGCTGCGGACCGATCCGGGCATGCTGGCGGACGACGGCGGGCTCGACGGGTTCTTCATCGCGCGCTGGCGTGGGCCGGACCGCGATTGAGGCACCGCGCCATCCCGCGCCTCGTCCGCCATTGACTACTGCCGGGTGCCTGGAATGGCAGGGCGTTCTTCCACCACTGCGCCCTTCGTGACCGTACCGGGCGCTGGGTCGCTTCCGCGCATTCCGCTCTGCGGAGCGACGATCCAGATGTTCGCCCCATCGGGATCGATCCGTTCGATCCGGCAGACGAACCGTTCGCCTTCGAACAGCTGGGCCCAGCGGCCTTGCGCTTCCCGGCCCGCGATCTTGAGAGCACCGGTGGCATTTGCTGCCTCGAACTCGATTCGTTTGGCTACGCCGTGGCGATCGTCTTCGTAAATCAGCTTGTATGTCGTCATTCTCCCCCTCCTCTGGGGAGGATCTCGTTTCGGGTGGACGGGTGTTTCAGTCAGCGGCTCTTGTGACTGCCCTTGCGTGCGCTTTCGTGTAGCTGCTCCTGTCGCCTTTCGACATTTCTACGTCCTTCAAACTGCCCCGTCACAAGCAACGACCCGCCGTTTACGCAGGCCCAGCGAACGAGCGAGGAAATCGTTCCATTCGAAGAGCTTGCATAGGAAAAGTCCGCCTCGCCACGATTGGCGCGACGGGCTTTCCGGTGACGGTGGTGGTCTTAGGTGACTAGCGTCGCGCCACCGCAACCAGGGCAGTTGAAGGCACCGGCAAGGTCTCGCGGCCATCCGCCATGCGCCGGATCTCAGCAACCACGGCAGCCTGTTCGCTATCGTTCAGCGCGGCCCAGTCGGGCGACATGCCGAACAGCTTTTCGGGCGCGTCCAGCGCGGCGACCTCAAGGGTGAAATCGTGCGTGATCTTCTCGATCGTGACGTCGGTATAGCCGGCGGCAATCATCTCTCGGGTAAAGTCGTCCGGATCGTTCAGGACCTGCAGGCCCGCGGGCATCGGCATCGGCTCGCGGTCGGGGAACAGCGTGCGGCATACCTGGCGGCACAGCAGGAACGTGGCTGCTCCGGTGTCTTCCCAGGTCGCCACGACGCCCGTGCCACCGGGGCGGGTCACCCGCGCCATCTCTGCCAGTCCCTTCCGCCAGTCGGGGAACATCATGACCCCGAAGATCGAGAAGACCGCATCGAAAGTGCTGTCGGGGAGAGCAAGTTCCTGCCCGTCCATAACCGCCGTATCGACATTGGGCAGCGCCTTGGCGGCG
The nucleotide sequence above comes from Pelagerythrobacter marensis. Encoded proteins:
- a CDS encoding molybdopterin cofactor-binding domain-containing protein, with the translated sequence MPISRRGVLIGAAVGGGLVAAWTLRPRTFADPLPPGRGEHAFGAWLKIAQDGVITIAVPQLEMGQGATTILPQVVAQELGADWRQVAVEPAPVSGAYANVPLAAEWAPLWMPAFPDLADGPDDIFARRFAEANRFAVTANGTTLAAYETPCREAAAAARSVLCMAAARRWGVAWEECDAHAGFVLHDGKRLSFAALAAEAAELTAPDPPPLRAQAPAETPIQGEAEAPGSFPRLDLPTKVDGTFLFAGDVRLPDMLYAAIKHGPAGVTELTDFDPEGVARIGELVQVIEGKRWLAAVATNWWAADRALTAMKPRFRVTGALETTTIDERLDAAVRRGDGQAVAVRGDGVEWGTEPGSGPDLALRYNVAPAAHVTPETASVTARFADGRLELWMASQAPEGARRAAADALGISVANVIFYPIAAGGSFDRRLEYDHAIEAALIAREVGREQSRPVQLVWSRWEEQLAGRPRAPVAAIVSARLAPEGEGRIAGLKARIAVQPTGREFGRRLFDNQTAPAALANSSGESDPMAVAGAMPLYDIPHATVEHVPADTGMPSGRLRANAHGYTAFFIESFIDELAHRNGREPLSYRMEMLGGDPRMAECLQRAARLAEWDGGQAQSGKGLACHRMEAVAAGDGDGAAGGRIACIAMARQEEGGVRVSRLAACVDIGRIVNLDIARQQIEGGLVFGMAQALGAAVSYRQGVPDQSRLADMNLPTLANAPDITVDFVDSGAPPFDPGELGVAVAAPAIANALHSATGLRLRSLPLLSGGL
- a CDS encoding Mrp/NBP35 family ATP-binding protein, producing MTEEELRSRLPAPIAARVQSLKVAEGKVTAILDASGLDAAARESLESATRDTLAQAEGVREVRVATIADRPQRRIVAIGSGKGGVGKSTLTANLAVALARAGHKVGIVDADIYGPSQPRLLDNESERPVAEGDKLVPVASKWGVPVLSMGHLVDPGRAITWRGPMAGRALGQLIDANWGDTDLLLVDLPPGTGDVQITMLQKFKPAGAVIVSTPQDLALIDATRAMQMFEAGGVPVLGLVENMAGYVCPHCGETSDPFGSGGAEAEAESKGIPFLGRIPLALTIREASDAGAPPAASEGGQGDAFRAIADRLAQRLAEGAA
- a CDS encoding DUF1674 domain-containing protein, which encodes MTKRATERPQEFSKPAHWSNDPVPKPRPAENPETLSPTRYGDWVKDGIAIDF
- the hemH gene encoding ferrochelatase, with the protein product MTWTEQKVPRDHVPVESGGIGVLLVNLGTPDAPDPPAVRRYLAEFLSDRRVVELPRLLWQPILRGAILTTRPKQSAHAYRQVWTDAGSPLAAITAEQAAGLQDRLGDAAQVRWAMRYGTPAIGDELQALMDAGCERILLAPLYPQYCAATTATVVDKAADKLRTMRWQPSLRTLPPYHDDPHYIAALARDVGEQIDALDFVPEVLLLSFHGMPERTLRLGDPYHCHCRKTARLVAEALGRANLRIETTFQSRFGRAKWLEPATDAVLEAEAKGGTQRLAIAAPGFSADCLETLEELAIRGREQFLEAGGKQFATLACLNARAPGMAMLETIVRRELAGWI
- a CDS encoding cytochrome P450 codes for the protein MATLAQESTPGTAQPAPPPRHWRERTLTEADLAHIPGEGGLPFVGNTFRMLADPHAFTRRMVETYGPVYRNKAFGGWNIALVGADANELVLFDREKLFSSEQGWGPILDRLFPRGLMLMDFDHHRADRRALSIAFKPGPMRHYAGSLNRGIAQSVKNWGGAPMQFYPAIKALTLDLAADSFIGIPWGPEADRINEAFVDMVQASVAPVRRPLPFTLMRKGVTGREFLVEYFTRETHRRRAEGGGQDMFSQFATATREDDTLLPVDEVVDHMNFLMMAAHDTITSSATTLVQMLARHPEWQERLRAEIVALTGGGGDVDYDDLGKFELTEMAFKEALRMIPPVPSTPRRALRAFEFGGYRIPAGAPVGINAQYVHHMEEHWPDPERFDPMRFTPDQVKARHKYAWVPFGGGAHMCLGLHFAYMQVKILMAQLLTRYEIVTEAGYSPDWQAWPIPRPKDGLKVTFRPL